ATGGTCGGAATCCCAAACGATATGTTGTTTAGTCTCGCAAATAGTGTGGATGCTGCCGAGAGATGGGTGGAGAAGAACGTTTCCGCACACGTTTCATCCAACAGTGTTGATATTAGGTGATTCCTCTTGATTTCTGGCCTTTGGTTTTGcaatttttgttcttaaaaGTTTGGAGTTTTGGGTATGTCGATTCTTGATTCAGCGTTAGAGGTTATAAATCTCGATTAATGGATTGCAGGATGTTGGTTATATTTTTTTGTATCcaggtgattttttttttttaattttacagAAACTACGGTCAATTTGAAGGCCTTTTGGTGTTCTTATGCTGTAGTCATCAGATTTTCTTGATATTTTGTAAAATATCAGCTTGGATTCTAGATATTGATTCGGTTTGATCAATTTGGATTCAGATGTTCAAGATTGTTAACAGAGATCATTGCTAAATTTAGGATCTTTCTTATAGGGAAAGATCATCATGGAAAATTTCTTGTTTTGTAGTTGAAAACagttctgttttttttttccccttTTTTTAGCTGAATTATTCCTGCCTTACACAAAAAGCTTATAGGGTGATTCTTTGCCATACTTAGATCTTAGTGATGTTTCATATTCTCTGTCGGGTTGCCTTGAAACAGTTAAAAATGAAGGTACAGACTTGAAAACCTTGGAAATTTTTGAGTTCTGCTTCCTAATTCGTGTGACAAGAAAATCTAGATGTCCATTATGAAGCATGTCATGGTATAGCCTTAAAAAACATAAATGCCCTGTAATCTTGATTCAAGCCAAAACTCGATCTATAGACTTGAAATCAGATTGCTTGTAAATGAACGAGGCATGTCCGGGACTCTTGCTTTATTATTCACTGATTAAAGTCCATTTCCTTTACAAGGTACGTTGCGGTTGGGAACGAACCATTCTTGCGTGGCTCCAATGGGACTTTTATTGGCACCACTTTTCCAGCTCTCAGGAATATTCAGGCGGCACTTATTAAAGCCGGTCTTGGTAGTAGAGTAAGAGTCACCATTCCGCTCAACGCAGATGTGTATCAAAGCTCAACTGAAAATCCTTCCACCGGTGACTTCCGACCAGATATCCACGATCTCATGGTGCAGATTGTTTCTTTCTTAAGTCTCAATGGGGGTATATTCACCGTAAATATTTACCCTTTCATAAGCCTTTACAATGACCCGAGCTTTCCACTGGATTACGCCTTTTTCGACGGATACTCATCGCCCATAAACGACAATGGGAGAATATACACTAACGTATTTGATGCGAATTATGATACCTTAGTATGGGCCTTGGAGAAAAACGGATTTGGGAACTTGACTATCGTAGTTGGAGAAATCGGGTGGCCTACCGATGGGGATCAAAACGCTAACATTGCATCCGCTCAAAGATTCAACCAAGGATTCGTATCTCATATGAATAAAGGTACTCCAATGAGACCAGTTCCTATGGATGTCTACTTGTTTAGCCTTATAGATGAGGATGCCAAGAGCATTCAACCTGGTAATTTCGAACGACATTGGGGAATCTTTAACTATGATGGTACCCCAAAATACAACCTTAGCCTCGGTTCAAACAATAACGGGCTCGTTCCAGCTAGCAACGTTCAGTATCTGAACCGACGTTGGTGCGTTTTATCACCATCTGCCAATCCTGTAGACCCCCAGTTAGGTCCTAGCGTAAGCTACGCTTGTGCGAACGCCGACTGCACGAGTCTTGGGTATGGAACATCTTGCTCGAATTTGAATGCTCAAGGTAATGCTTCATATGCTTTTAACAGTTATTACCAGCAGAATAATCAGCTCGATAGTACCTGCCAGTTTCCAAATCTTTCGGTGATCACAACTAGTGATCCTTCGGTTGGAACTTGTAAGTTCAAAATCATGATCCGAACAACTAACCCGGGAGCTAGTGGAATTTCGCCAGAGCCCAGTTTCGGGCTTGTTCAGGTGCTGGTATTTTTGTTGGCAATTCTTGTGGTTGTATAGGGGGTGGACTACGGATTAtatactgtttttttttttttgtaattcttttgtcaTATGTATTATCTTGTACCATAATAATGTCAAGGGATTGAACAATTAGGACACTCTTTTTTTGCTTGAAATACTATATCAATGGCAacttttgaattttaatttatcgAGAAAAAGATAGACTATTTTATGTCATATTTAAAGTATTTCTCTCTTTATGACGTGATAAAATAGTTAGTTTTTGAATTATCAACGAAGAATTGACACCATCATCTTTGGtaagcatgaaataaatatgGCGTTTAGTCCTTGAAATTAATAAATGTGAAGAGAATGAAATTAATATgccaaaatttaaataaaaagaatatcTTCTGCTATCAAGATAAGAGTTGAGATACACACCAATAAATCTATTTGTTGAACTTATAATATGATCAAGGataaacataaccattttcaaCTAATATTCTCTTATTTCAAGCATATCAAACAATAAtagatattttgtgagacgatctcacatgtcttcatctgtgagacgagtcaatcatattttttcatgagtgaTTCAAATAggatatcaatctcataaaattaacttatgagactgtctcacaaaagtttttgtgaTAAAACAAATGTATATTTCTAAATCCACTAATTCGTTCAaacaatatttatatttaattttgtattAACACTTCAATTCACACTTGTAAAAATAATATCCCTTGAAAAAGAAAATCTAAAAACATCTGATGAATATGAGCATATCTACCAATTACTTATTAGCTATCGATATTTGaataatgacaaaaatttgtgtgagacggtctcacgggtcgtattttatgagacagagctcttatttgtgtcatccatgaaaaaatattactttttatgctaagagtattatttttttattgtggatatcgatagggttgacccgtctcacagacaaaaatttatgagactgtctcacaagagacctacaattaaataatatttaatacaacaaaacaatatattaaaatttggaTGAAAAATGTGAAGATGGGACGATATCCACACTAATGATCACGTACCTTGAATGATATGCTCAGATTTCAAATAATTCGATCTTTAAATTAATTTCATCCATGATTTTTTAAGTacatatgtttttttttctgCCTTGtttcttacaaaataaaattcaaaatgtaATTATAGAGAATGTATGGTGTTATCATAGTTAAATAAggctaaaatatttaattttaaaataaaagatgctaaattataatttaagtacaTAAATTGCGTATTtagaataaattttaaatttgatgataaaaaaataaatttaaatttgaaggtTGACTACTACCCTCATCCCCTCATCTAAACCATTCGTCATGTTTGTATACTGTTGTGGGGATTCTCTAACACCTTCATTTGAAGTGTAACATAAGATAACACACTCATTAAAATATGTTAGTAAATTTGAAAACGAGACAAGAGAAAAATCATTGTTCTTAAGACGAATTTACCTCGCACATAATGCTCACGAGATATGACAATCGTTTTCCGAGATATAACGACTTCCAACTTGTGATAGTAGCACTACAAATCACATGTTTCATaaccataaaattatataaaccaTCTCTTgcatagaagaaaaagatactcAATTTTGAATGCAAACGTGCACGAAAATCTGATGATCCAAAGTTGTTTACTCAAAAAGTTGTCTTCGATTATATAAACCCTCTCATGtaacataaaattatataaacccTCTCCTGTACGTTTATGATCAACAGCCCCTTCAATTTCATAAGTGTTTCTTTGAGGTGACTCGTCCTTACACTCATACAGGTGATTACCCTTTAAGAGTATCCTACCATATTCACATTTTATAGCTAAAAGaatcattaaaaatataatatttaagatCACTAC
This window of the Primulina tabacum isolate GXHZ01 chromosome 4, ASM2559414v2, whole genome shotgun sequence genome carries:
- the LOC142542982 gene encoding glucan endo-1,3-beta-glucosidase 5-like, giving the protein MGILGRNQMLALAVFKVLFSINTVHGIGANWGTQSSHPLPPSTVVKLLRDNGIQKVKLFDAESSVLKAFSGSGIEVMVGIPNDMLFSLANSVDAAERWVEKNVSAHVSSNSVDIRYVAVGNEPFLRGSNGTFIGTTFPALRNIQAALIKAGLGSRVRVTIPLNADVYQSSTENPSTGDFRPDIHDLMVQIVSFLSLNGGIFTVNIYPFISLYNDPSFPLDYAFFDGYSSPINDNGRIYTNVFDANYDTLVWALEKNGFGNLTIVVGEIGWPTDGDQNANIASAQRFNQGFVSHMNKGTPMRPVPMDVYLFSLIDEDAKSIQPGNFERHWGIFNYDGTPKYNLSLGSNNNGLVPASNVQYLNRRWCVLSPSANPVDPQLGPSVSYACANADCTSLGYGTSCSNLNAQGNASYAFNSYYQQNNQLDSTCQFPNLSVITTSDPSVGTCKFKIMIRTTNPGASGISPEPSFGLVQVLVFLLAILVVV